TATACGATGACCTTCATGTTCGATTGAGAGATACAGCGATTTTGATGTGTGCAATTTTTATTGCCTCTATCGGACTAAATATGAATTCAACAGCTGTCATTATAGGAGCCATGTTGATTTCACCTCTCATGACACCGATTGTTGGACTGGGATTCGGTTTAGCTATTTTTGATACGCGTTTAATCAAGCAATCTCTAGAGGTTTTATTGACTCAAGTGTTGGTCAGTTTGCTTGTCTCGACTCTGTATTTCTGGATTTCTCCCTTGTCTTATGCAAGTAGCGAGTTGATTGCACGAACCTCTCCAACCATTTGGGATGTCCTCATTGCTATTGCTGGTGGGATTGCTGGTGTGATCGGTTCAAGGAAAAAAGAAGCAAACAATATCGTGCCAGGAGTAGCCATTGCTACAGCTCTGATGCCGCCTATCTGTACTGCTGGCTATGGTTTAGCTAATGGGAATGTACGATTTTTATTGGGGGCTCTCTATCTTTTCTTGATCAACTGTGTCTTTATCATGCTAGCCAACATTGTTGGAACAAGAATTTTGATGAGAAAATCTCCTTTAACTTCATTTAAAGAGCTGAGCATTAAAATGAGAATTGGCTTGATATCTTTGATTGTATTGTTGATTCTTCCAGCTAGCTATTCGGCAGTTACTCTGACAATAGAACAAGCGCGCAAAGAAGGGATCAAACAGTTTGTAGGAAAAGAGTTCGCCAATTATACGGTTATTAATCAAGTCTACAAGTCAAGTAACAATGAATTGGTCTTGACGGTTGTTGGAGATCCGATTTCAGAAGAAGAATTAGAAACACTCCACCAAAAACAAGCCTCTTACGGTATTCAATCTGTTCAATTGAAAGTGAATCAAGTTCAGAACTCGCCAACATTAGATAGTGAAGCGACCAAGGAATTTTATGAAAACATTGACAAGTATATTGATCAAAAACTCTCTGAAAAAGATTCACAAAACGATCTCGTAAAAGAAAATGAAGCAGACAAGGATTGAGGACAATGAACTGAATCGGTTTTTACGCCGTGTTTTTCTTGTATCTTCCTCTTTCTTACTTATAGCAGGTTGTTTTTGCTTGAATAAGAAATAAATTAGAAGTTCTATCATCTAAGAAAAATGATGAACAAAAAATCATTTAACTAATGGTGTGAACGTTTAGTGTTTATCAGCTCCATTCTCTGTAATTTTGGGGGTAAAATCCACACCATTCGGATAAAATTAGTTGAATTTGATTGGAAAAAAGCTTTTATAAAAGCGGAGAAAAGTCTTGATATTACGCTGTTTTTAGTCCAACTGAAATTCATACTTTCCAAACCAGGTCTTAAGAAAGCTCGTAAAGCATCACAATTTAGTAAACGTTAATTCGAAAGAATTACTATATTTACAGAGAGCACCTTTCGGGGTGTTCTTTTTTTAGTGACACCTTGTAGATTTTTAATTAGGAATCTCATTGAATGCTATCAGGTAATTGAAAAAATTCATCGATAATATCCTATTTCTTCATACTTTAGTCTAATACCTATAATGTAAAAAAACTCTAGCTATCAGATAGTTGATAGTTAGAGTTTTTTTGCTATTCATATGATCTAATTAGATTAAATAAGGACTCTACTTCTGATGACGGTGTAGCTGATTTGAGATAAGCGTAATAAACTGTAAATGTGATCTGGTCCTCCGGGATTAGAGGGATCTTTATTAAATCATCATCTTCATCAGAAAGTGCGATATCAGCTAGTAAACTAAGGCCAATTCCTTTCTTTAAAAGTTCTTTAAGAATGACAATGTCATCAGTCTTAAAGAATATTTCTGCCTTGTTTTGATACTTTTGATTAAGGAGTTCAAAAGCTTTCAGGTGAACAAAGTGTTCGTCTAAAAGGATGAAGGATTGCTCTACTAATTCTTCAAAAGAGAGGGAAGGAGCAGTAGCAAGAGTATGGTTCTTAGATAAAACGACATATAGTTCTTTTTGAAAGAGTTCGTGCGTCTCTATTGAAGGATGATTGAGTGGTTCAATCAAACCGAGTAGGCTTGCGTCAAGGTCTCCCTTGAGGAGAAGGTTTAATAACTCCACGGAGCCACCGCGAATAGGGCGTACCTTTTTTAAAAAATCGAATTTATCTTTTTCCTTCAAGGCGGCAAAGAGATACTGAATGATAATAGGAGGGAATCCGACAGTAGAGTAATGTGCCAAGGAGCGATTAATTTCTTTGTGAGCAGAACTGATCTCAGGTAAGATCTGTTCTGTGTGTTTCAGAAGGATTTGCCCTTGGGGAGTTAGTTTGAAGGAACGATGTGAGGGATCGTGGTGAATCAATTTGCAATTAAAAGATTCCTCTAAGCGCTTGATGGCATAAGAAATAGATGGTTGGCTGACTTTGTGTTGTTTTGCTACTTCCGTATAGGATTGAAGCTGGCAGAGGTCATAAAAATATTGTAGATCTTTTAAATTCATATGGGCTCACTTTCAATAGTTGGAGAAGGAAAATAAGTGGAAATCACCAGATAAATAATTTTTATCCGTATCCCACAATTTGACTATACGAGTATTCACCAGTTAAAATGTAAGTGAGTCAGGGATCTCAAAGATTATCTAAGATACTTTCAAAAATGACCAACATCTTTTCTCGTTTATCAATGGGGAGCTGTTTAACCTTCATGTTGATTCTTTTGAGTGAAAGATTGTCAGTCTTATCAGAGGTTGATTCAAGGCTATCAAAATTGAAAAATTCCTCTGGGGTCATCTCTAGGGCGTCAATCACTTTTTCGAGACTGTGAATGGTCAGATTCACATTTTGGTTTTCGAGTTGATTGATATACTTAAGCCCGAGTCCCGCTTGTTCCGAAAGTTCTTCCTGGCTCATTTTATTCTGTGTTCGAAAATATTTCACTTTTTGAGAAATATATTGTTGTAAATAGTTTTTAGTTGTCATATAAATAGAATACAAGTTTTGTATGACAAAAAAACACCTTAAAAAATACAAAGTATTATATAACAAACTTATAGGATATTTATTTTAATTAGGATTGCCAATTTGTATGATTAGTTTCTTTTAGTAAAAAATTTTAGTAAAGAGTGATTATCAATATTAGTGTTTTAAGTATAAAAAAGCTTTTCAGAAAATTGTTCTCGTAGACCCATTATAACATATGCGTACACGATTGTATTCTATATACAACAAAGTTTTGTAAACGGTTTATTTTAGTGGTATAATATAAGCAAAAAGGAGGTTGCACTATGACTGCACATGATATTTTAAACAATCCTTTCCTTAATAAGGGAACTGCCTTTACCTTAGAGGAACGAAAGGAACTAGGCCTTATTGGGTTATTGCCGCCTTACGTTCAAACCATCGAGGAACAAGCGGCACAAACCTATGCACAAAT
The window above is part of the Streptococcus sp. Marseille-Q6470 genome. Proteins encoded here:
- a CDS encoding helix-turn-helix transcriptional regulator produces the protein MTTKNYLQQYISQKVKYFRTQNKMSQEELSEQAGLGLKYINQLENQNVNLTIHSLEKVIDALEMTPEEFFNFDSLESTSDKTDNLSLKRINMKVKQLPIDKREKMLVIFESILDNL
- a CDS encoding LysR family transcriptional regulator, yielding MNLKDLQYFYDLCQLQSYTEVAKQHKVSQPSISYAIKRLEESFNCKLIHHDPSHRSFKLTPQGQILLKHTEQILPEISSAHKEINRSLAHYSTVGFPPIIIQYLFAALKEKDKFDFLKKVRPIRGGSVELLNLLLKGDLDASLLGLIEPLNHPSIETHELFQKELYVVLSKNHTLATAPSLSFEELVEQSFILLDEHFVHLKAFELLNQKYQNKAEIFFKTDDIVILKELLKKGIGLSLLADIALSDEDDDLIKIPLIPEDQITFTVYYAYLKSATPSSEVESLFNLIRSYE
- a CDS encoding DUF389 domain-containing protein, which produces MTANYSTREYREKLYDDLHVRLRDTAILMCAIFIASIGLNMNSTAVIIGAMLISPLMTPIVGLGFGLAIFDTRLIKQSLEVLLTQVLVSLLVSTLYFWISPLSYASSELIARTSPTIWDVLIAIAGGIAGVIGSRKKEANNIVPGVAIATALMPPICTAGYGLANGNVRFLLGALYLFLINCVFIMLANIVGTRILMRKSPLTSFKELSIKMRIGLISLIVLLILPASYSAVTLTIEQARKEGIKQFVGKEFANYTVINQVYKSSNNELVLTVVGDPISEEELETLHQKQASYGIQSVQLKVNQVQNSPTLDSEATKEFYENIDKYIDQKLSEKDSQNDLVKENEADKD